A single Kwoniella bestiolae CBS 10118 chromosome 6, complete sequence DNA region contains:
- a CDS encoding ribonucleoside-diphosphate reductase, alpha subunit → MVMWIYKRDGRKEPVAFDKVTARINKLSYGLDPNFVEPAEITQKVIVGIHAGITTVELDNLAAETAAYLTTKHPDYAILAARIAISNLHKETKKHFSSVIQDLYEWVNPKTGKHAPMIADDVYKIVMDNKETLDSAIIYDRDFAYNYFGFKTLERSYLLRVNGKIVERPQHMIMRVAVGIHGANIDKVIETYNLMSERYFTHASPTLFNSGTPHAQMSSCFLVAMRDDSIDGIYDTLKTCAQISKTAGGIGLHIHNIRAKGAYIAGTNGYSNGIVPMLRTYDATARYVDQGGNKRPGAFAIYLEPWHADVFDFLDLRKNHGKEEVRARDLFYALWIPDLFMKRVEQDGDWTLMCPSECPGLADVHSEEFEKLYEGYEKAGKGRKTIKAQKLWFSILEAQTETGGPFILYKDAANSKSNQQHLGTIKSSNLCTEIIEYSAPDEVAVCNLASLALPAFVDLEKRTYDFKKLHEITKVVTKNLDQVITRNYYPVPEARNSNMRHRPVGLGVQGLADAFMALRMPFDSPAARELNIQIFETIYHAALTASCEMAQELGKYPSYEGSPISQGKLQPDFWGRTPTDLWDWTELRANIAKHGVRNSLLVAPMPTASTSQILGWNECFEPYTSMLYARRVLSGDFQVVCPWLLRDLINLGLWDDNMKNLIIAAQGSIQNIPQIPAELKAIYKTVWEISQKAVIDLAADRGAFIDQSQSLNIHLANPSFSQLTSMHFYGWKRGLKTGAYYLRTKPSANAIQFTIDAATLKQAKSLAAEGKTAAASGASAESLVAPMRQVKIATTASSAPAPPPVPQASESRSDSPKPSEEEEITYEEAKRRAEERAEAALQCSIENKDACLMCSG, encoded by the exons ATGGTGATGTGGATCTACAAACGAGACGGTCGAAAAGAACCCG TCGCCTTTGACAAAGTCACTGCTCGTATAAATAAATTATCATACGGTCTTGATCCAAACTTCGTCGAACCTGCTGAAATCACTCAGAAAGTGATTGTTGGTATTCACGCTGGTATCACTACTGTCGAGCTTGAT AACCTCGCCGCTGAAACCGCCGCCTACCTCACCACCAAACACCCAGACTACGCCATCCTTGCCGCTCGAATTGCCATCTCCAATCTCCACAAGGAAACCAAGAAGCACTTCTCCTCGGTCATTCAAGACTTGTACGAATGGGTCAACCCCAAAACCGGCAAACATGCCCCCATGATTGCTGATGACGTCTACAAGATCGTAATGGACAACAAGGAAACCCTCGACTCAGCCATCATCTACGATCGAGATTTCGCTTACAACTATTTCGGTTTCAAGACCCTCGAGCGATCTTATCTCTTGCGAGTCAATGGTAAGATCGTTGAGAGACCTCAACACATGATCATGCGAGTTGCTGTCGGTATCCACGGTGCCAACATCGATAAAGTCATTGAGACCTACAACCTCATGTCTGAGCGATACTTTACCCACGCTTCTCCTAct CTATTCAACTCCGGTACCCCCCACGCTCAAATGTCCTCTTGTTTCCTCGTTGCCATGAGAGACGACTCCATCGATGGTATTTACGATACCCTCAAGACCTGTGCTCAAATCTCCAAGACCGCCGGTGGTATCGGTCTTCACATCCACAATATCCGAGCCAAAGGTGCTTACATTGCCGGTACCAACGGTTACTCCAACGGTATTGTTCCCATGTTAAGAACCTACGATGCTACCGCCCGATACGTCGACCAAGGTGGTAACAAACGACCTGGTGCTTTCGCTATCTACCTCGAGCCATGGCACGCCGATGTCTTTGACTTCCTCGACTTGAGAAAGAACCACGGTAAAGAAGAAGTCCGAGCTCGAGATCTCTTCTACGCCCTGTGGATCCCTGATCTCTTCATGAAGCGAGTCGAACAAGATGGTGACTGGACTCTCATGTGTCCTTCCGAATGTCCCGGTCTTGCCGATGTCCACTCTGAAGAGTTCGAGAAACTCTACGAAGGTTACGAGAAAGCCGGTAAAGGCCGAAAGACCATCAAGGCTCAAAAGCTTTGGTTCTCCATCCTCGAAGCTCAAACCGAGACTGGTGGTCCATTCATCCTTTACAAGGACGCTGCCAACTCCAAGTCCAACCAACAGCACTTGGGtaccatcaaatcatccaacttGTGTACCGAGATCATCGAATACTCTGCTCCCGATGAAGTAGCTGTATGTAACTTGGcttctctcgctcttcccgCCTTCGTCGACCTCGAGAAGAGGACCTACGACTTCAAGAAGCTCCACGAGATCACTAAAGTAGTCACCAAGAACTTGGATCAAGTCATCACTCGAAACTACTACCCTGTACCTGAAGCTCGAAACTCCAACATGCGACACCGACCTGTAGGTTTGGGTGTCCAAGGTCTCGCCGATGCTTTCATGGCTCTTCGAATGCCCTTCGACTCTCCTGCCGCTCGAGAACTCAACATCCAAATCTTCGAGACCATCTACCACGCCGCTTTGACCGCATCCTGCGAGATGGCTCAAGAACTCGGTAAATACCCTTCATACGAGGGATCGCCCATCTCTCAAGGTAAACTCCAACCTGACTTCTGGGGCCGAACACCCACCGACCTTTGGGACTGGACTGAGCTCCGAGCCAACATCGCCAAGCACGGTGTCCGAAACTCTTTGCTCGTCGCTCCTATGCCTACTGCCTCTACTTCCCAGATCTTAGGTTGGAACGAATGTTTCGAACCCTACACTTCCATGCTTTACGCGCGAAGAGTACTTTCTGGTGATTTCCAAGTGGTCTGCCCATGGTTACTTCGagatctcatcaacctcggATTATGGGACGATAACATGAagaacctcatcatcgctgcTCAAGGTTCCATCCAGAACATCCCCCAAATTCCTGCCGAGCTCAAAGCCATCTACAAGACCGTATGGGAAATCTCTCAAAAGGCAGTCATCGACCTCGCCGCCGACCGGGGAGCATTCatcgatcaatctcaatcactcaacatccactTGGCCAACCCATCTTTCTCGCAATTGACCTCGATGCACTTCTACGGATGGAAACGAGGATTGAAGACTGGTGCCTACTACCTTAGGACCAAGCCTTCTGCCAACGCCATCCAATTCACCATCGACGCGGCTACATTGAAACAAGCCAAATCCCTCGCAGCTGAGGGCAAAACTGCTGCTGCCAGTGGAGCTTCGGCTGAATCGTTGGTAGCCCCTATGAGACAGGTGAAAATCGCTACTACCGCTTCTTCCGCCCCTGCTCCCCCACCCGTACCTCAAGCTTCGGAGAGCCGATCGGATTCGCCCAAACCaagcgaagaggaggagatcacCTATGAAGAGGCCAAGCGACGAGCAGAGGAGAGAGCCGAGGCTGCTTTGCAGTGCTCTATCGAGAACAAGGATGCTTGTTTGATGTGCTCTGGATAG